GGCTCATTAGCAGCTTACTAGCAATGTCCTTATTGCTGCGGCCGTCCGCCACCTCCTGCAGAATCTCCTGCTCCCGCTCGTTAATAGAGATGTCTTCCATCTGCTGCTCATCACGGGAGGCAGACACCCGCATGTCACTGCGGCGAAGCTGCCTGAGCAGGCTGACAGGGATGACGGATTCTCCCCGGAGCGCACAGCGGATGGCAGTAAGCAGCTGTTCTCTGCTCGCTGTTTTACTGACGATGCCCGAGACACCGGCCTCCACCAGAATGTTGAAGTTTGAGCTGATTTCGTAGCCTGTATAGATTAGAATCCGAAATTCCGGATTGATGCTGATCAGCCGCTTGGTCAGCTCAAGTCCGCTCAGCACAGGGATATTTAGATCAAACAGCATCAGGTCGTATTCCCCCGATTTAGCTATTTCCAGGGCCTCCGGTGAGCTGTACGACACTGTTACACCCATCTCGGGGTCCTGCTCGATCATATTTTTGGTCCCTTCGCAGACCGATGGATGATCGTCAACCAGTAATATACGAATCATCATCATAACCTCCTTCTTCAATGCCGGCTGTCAGCGGAAGCACAAGCCGTACTTCAAATCCCTGATCCGGCGCCGATACAAATTTGATCTCGCCGTCCAGACTCCGCACACGCTCCTGAATACCGGATATCCCCATATGGCCGAATGAATCCTTGAGCTCCTTGAGATCCAGCCCTTTCCCGTTATCCTTATAATAGAAGTATAATCTCCCGCTATGGGATTCCAGTGACAATATGATATATGAGGCCTTGGCATGTTTGTCAGCATTTCTGAGCAGCTCCTGAACGATGCGGTATACCGCCAGAATCTGGACATCATCCATTTCTATAGTATCAGGTTCCGTCTGAAGCTCCACCGTGTAGTCGGAACGGATCTGCTCCTGCTGGATCAACTGCTTCAAGGCTTCCACAATGCCCATCTCCATTAACAGCGGCGGCCTAAGCTCATTGCAGGTCTGCCGGATCTGATGGATTACATCAAGGAGCCCTTCCTTAATTTGGTCGAGCTGAACAATCAGGCCAGGCTCCATCGGGTAGTCCAGCATCAGCGATTCCAGCTTGCGGTACCAGATCAGCTGATCCTGAAGTGCCGCATCATGCAGGTCGGAGGCCAGCCGGCGGCGTTCGTTCTCTGACAGGGTGAAGATCAGACGCAGCACCCATGGCGGAGCCAGCGCATTGCGGTTCTTGATTTCACCCTCCAGATTCTCAATCAATCCCGCTACGAGATACAGGTTCTCATAGATAATGCTGCTGTAATGCGCTAAGGTTTTCAGCCAGTTTTTCTCGGCATAGTTATAACTGGTGTAGTTTGTTTTGTCATCGAGCCAGAGAATATGCCGGGCGGGACCATAATTTCCAATTACCAGGCAGATCCCCCGGTACATCCGGGTCATTTCACCAGCGGCAAGACCATTGACCGCCTGCTCCAGGTCCTGCTCTATCCGTGGATCGGCTCTCCCGTCACTGGTCACACTCGCCTGACCCTGCTCACTCCCGCGCGTAATCTCCAGAAAAGAGACCGTACGGACCGCCAGCACCAGTCCAATCTCCCGCTCCAGAAACTGCTCCAGGTCCGATCGCTTCATCACCTTCGAGATGCGTTTGGAGAAACGGTCAATACTCCCCTGGAAATCCTGTAAGTCCTTCATGAAATAAGGACGTAGCCGGTAATCCATCAGTTCCTTGAAGAACAGAAACAGCGTGATCATCAGATATACCGCGAGAAATATTTGCACCCAAACAATCCAGCCGTACGGATTCTGGTGAATCAGCAGGCCCATAACGCCAAGGATCAGCAGCGCGGGAACCAGCGACAGCGCCGTATAATAGAATAACCGGTTAAGCAGAAAATCGATATCGAACAGTCTATGGGTAACAAAAAGATAAAAGTAGACCACAGGAATCGCATATACAAAGATTGCGGTCATTTCTGCAGAAATAAACGTCACGCCAAACAGTCCCGGCAAAGCGTTAAACAGCAGAAACGGTGAAAAAGCTACCGCATGCGCCGTCAAGGCAAACTTGAACAAGGTATGCAGCTCACCTGTCCGGTGCTGGCGGAAGCCCGAAAGCAGCTTATAGACAATCAGGAAATTAGCGGCTACAAAAAAGATCAGCAGCATTTGAGTTTCAAGCGGATGAATCCGCCGAGTGAGCGCCACATCCAGAATCATCAGCACACTTACCAGACCTGCACAGACATACATAACTTTCAGAACGGCTCTGGACAGGAACGGCTCCTTGAACCTTTGAAGATAGGCCTGCATAAAGTGAACGAAAAAAACGGGAACAACAGCGAAGCTGGTACCCAGGCACACTCTCCCAACCTTATCCGCCATCCCGGAGGGCGTTGAACTGAAGTAACTTAGCCCGATACTGAGAAAAAACAGAATGAGCTGCAGCGCAGCACGGTCATTCCGCTTTTTCCGGTATACGTATACGGAGAATCCGAAGAGCAGCAGCAAAGAAATACCGGGGATCACCAGACGGAAGATCAGCTCATGCGCAGACAAGCCCGGCTCAACTTCCAAGCTGGAAGTCACCGGGTTTCCGTCCGGTTCCGTATGCTGAATGACGAGTGAATCCACATTCTCAATACTGTTATATTTGCGGATCGTCTCCAGAAGCAGCGGATCTTCCCCGTTAGCCTGAAGAACCGTATCTCCAGGGTGAATTTTATGCTCGCTCCAGCTGCCCGCTGCAACGCTAGTTACAGTAACACTGCCTTGCGGTGTTAACTTCACATCGATTCCTATCACAGGACGGGATAGAATCACATAGGTCAAATACGTGGCCATGAGGACAAAAATGGACAGGCCCGCAATAATTTTGGGATGATGGCTAGATAATTTAGGCAATGAGACAAGCCTCCAGGATTATATTATATGCTTTTAACACCAGTACATCTCTCTAAGAAGAGTCTGGCTGTTATCTTTATCACGGCTGTTCATAACATCCATCAGCGCCCGCTCTTCCAGCACAGACATTCCGGCAAGCTGAAGCTGTCCGCTCTGTAGCTGCATCAGGAACCCTGGCTCTTTTACCAACTTGCGAATGATTTCTTGTAACATAATTTGCTCCCCCTTATCATTGGTTCGTTTCTTCTTCCTGCAACCAATATATCAGGTTATCCCCCCGAGCAAAACGACATTATAGCCCGTAATTACCGCCAATTTGTTGCGGTTCTCCGCATGCGGTATTGCGTGGCTCCGAGCACTACATTGCGGCCTTAATAATGAGATCCCGCCACTTGGAATCCAGTTCCATACGTTCAATGATATCCAAAAATCGGTAATAATGCGAACGCATCCGCACCGAGGTATACAGCTGGGTGCCCGTACGTTCCACAGCCTCGCCGAATTCCGCGAACCGGTGTAGCACATCCTCCGGCTCCAGGCTGCCGGCAAAGTATTCCGCAATCCACTTATCGTTCTCACCGATCTCCGCAAGCAGGAACAGCAGAGGCAAAGTCCGCTTGCGGCGGATGAAATCATTTTTGCCATCCCAGTTTAACAGATCCCGGTAGTCATTCTTAATCTGGGCAGCAATTCCGATCTCTTCGGCATATTCGGCTACGCGCTGATCTGCACTTCCTGTAGCCAGAATTACACCGGTCATACAGGCACACACAAGGAGCGCCGCTGACTTCTGCCGCACCATGATGAGGTAATCCTCTTCCGTCTCAATTTCATTCAACAGGTCTAGCGTCTGTCCGTTAATCGCTGCGAAGAGCTGATTATTGAATAATGCTGCAATGCTCCTTGCGTGTTCGTCAGGCATGTCGCTATACAGCAGCGTTTCCTGGGAGAGGCTGAGGAAGCCGAGGGCCAGATTAAGGGCGATCTCCTTGGGCATCTGGCACCACGGCATATCTGTATGATCCTCATCCTGTATATCATCGATGATATCAAGCGCTAAAATCATCATTTCCACAGCGGCAGCCGCTTTATATATCCCGGAATCCTCCCCGCCGAACATCCGGTAGTGCAGCAGGGTCATTTTACCAAACAGCAATGATTCTGAACACTTTATATTGATGGCCGCCTGGGCCGCTTGGTGCAGCAGCTTCACCCGGAAATACCGGTCGATCTGAGTCTGAAATTCGGACATCACGTTTACTATAAAATACTCCATGAACCGTCCCCCGCATCTGTATCTATCATCTTCTGTTTCTCATGGTTCATTTTAATAGATACGGTCCGATAATTCCATTGTTTTCCTGTAAAAGAAATCCTCTCATTCTCTATTTCTGACATTGACAATGCGCGGAACGCGGGGAAATTAGGCTGGTGTAATGCATTGCATTGGCATCGAATACAATTTTACGCTCATGTACGTTAGAGAGAAGCGTAATGTATGAGCTGTAATGATCGACAAGCGCGCGCAGGAATTCCTCCTCCAGCACAGCAGACCGTTCCCCTGCCAGGGGGCTTGTCCAGCGGATATGATAGGTCTGAAGCCTGTCGATAAGGCAGTCGAAGCAAAAGGATGGATGCAGCGC
This genomic interval from Paenibacillus sp. FSL H8-0332 contains the following:
- the comX gene encoding competence pheromone ComX, whose amino-acid sequence is MLQEIIRKLVKEPGFLMQLQSGQLQLAGMSVLEERALMDVMNSRDKDNSQTLLREMYWC
- a CDS encoding response regulator transcription factor: MIRILLVDDHPSVCEGTKNMIEQDPEMGVTVSYSSPEALEIAKSGEYDLMLFDLNIPVLSGLELTKRLISINPEFRILIYTGYEISSNFNILVEAGVSGIVSKTASREQLLTAIRCALRGESVIPVSLLRQLRRSDMRVSASRDEQQMEDISINEREQEILQEVADGRSNKDIASKLLMSQRTVEYNLTRVFEKLGVHSRSEATVKAKQLGLIVDRNFL
- a CDS encoding ATP-binding protein, with the protein product MPKLSSHHPKIIAGLSIFVLMATYLTYVILSRPVIGIDVKLTPQGSVTVTSVAAGSWSEHKIHPGDTVLQANGEDPLLLETIRKYNSIENVDSLVIQHTEPDGNPVTSSLEVEPGLSAHELIFRLVIPGISLLLLFGFSVYVYRKKRNDRAALQLILFFLSIGLSYFSSTPSGMADKVGRVCLGTSFAVVPVFFVHFMQAYLQRFKEPFLSRAVLKVMYVCAGLVSVLMILDVALTRRIHPLETQMLLIFFVAANFLIVYKLLSGFRQHRTGELHTLFKFALTAHAVAFSPFLLFNALPGLFGVTFISAEMTAIFVYAIPVVYFYLFVTHRLFDIDFLLNRLFYYTALSLVPALLILGVMGLLIHQNPYGWIVWVQIFLAVYLMITLFLFFKELMDYRLRPYFMKDLQDFQGSIDRFSKRISKVMKRSDLEQFLEREIGLVLAVRTVSFLEITRGSEQGQASVTSDGRADPRIEQDLEQAVNGLAAGEMTRMYRGICLVIGNYGPARHILWLDDKTNYTSYNYAEKNWLKTLAHYSSIIYENLYLVAGLIENLEGEIKNRNALAPPWVLRLIFTLSENERRRLASDLHDAALQDQLIWYRKLESLMLDYPMEPGLIVQLDQIKEGLLDVIHQIRQTCNELRPPLLMEMGIVEALKQLIQQEQIRSDYTVELQTEPDTIEMDDVQILAVYRIVQELLRNADKHAKASYIILSLESHSGRLYFYYKDNGKGLDLKELKDSFGHMGISGIQERVRSLDGEIKFVSAPDQGFEVRLVLPLTAGIEEGGYDDDSYITG
- a CDS encoding polyprenyl synthetase family protein; this encodes MEYFIVNVMSEFQTQIDRYFRVKLLHQAAQAAINIKCSESLLFGKMTLLHYRMFGGEDSGIYKAAAAVEMMILALDIIDDIQDEDHTDMPWCQMPKEIALNLALGFLSLSQETLLYSDMPDEHARSIAALFNNQLFAAINGQTLDLLNEIETEEDYLIMVRQKSAALLVCACMTGVILATGSADQRVAEYAEEIGIAAQIKNDYRDLLNWDGKNDFIRRKRTLPLLFLLAEIGENDKWIAEYFAGSLEPEDVLHRFAEFGEAVERTGTQLYTSVRMRSHYYRFLDIIERMELDSKWRDLIIKAAM